In Tripterygium wilfordii isolate XIE 37 chromosome 15, ASM1340144v1, whole genome shotgun sequence, one DNA window encodes the following:
- the LOC120016986 gene encoding uncharacterized protein LOC120016986 isoform X3 — MSSSDLYVVDGSSFYHHSSPEVVSCDGGDLQFFSDPFSSFGDSNVDDILQELSNIPNHQNQLDGSPCINKFGYGFLSSSPPTHQMENLSLYQTAHLQQQLTNGSNLTNGYGDFLGLHGLEDKTEECQGGGFDSSYNNSSFLPPSYSSTSVEHTAKLMQRSFSSNSFDGKPGFLFQPKFDTLLESPNYQYQALSSPENNFLSTHMRRVCSTGDLQRSFSSPLAAASECSSLMEDTNFKVGRYSAEERKERISKYRAKRTQRNFNKTIKYACRKTLADNRPRIRGRFARNDETGEIPKVAGSTREEDEDELWFDGLHEEQENAAMRGGGGGGGPFVDNFGQCQFQYFYGY; from the exons ATGTCTTCTTCTGATCTTTATGTTGTTGATGGTTCTTCTTTCTACCACCATTCAAGCCCAGAAGTGGTGTCCTGTGATGGTGGTGATCTTCAGTTCTTCTCTgaccctttttcttcttttggtgactctaatgttgatgatatcctCCAAGAACTCTCAAACATCCCAAACCACCAAAACCAACTAGATGGTTCTCCTTGTATCAACAAGTTTGGGTAtggttttctctcttcttctcctccaacCCATCAAATGGAGAATTTAAGCCTTTATCAGACAGCCCATTTGCAGCAGCAACTAACTAATGGTTCAAATTTGACAAATGGGTATGGAGATTTCTTGGGGTTACATGGTTTAGAGGATAAAACTGAGGAATGCCAAGGGGGTGGTTTTGACTCCTCTTACAATAACTCCTCCTTCTTGCCTCCCAGTTACAGTAGTACTAGTGTGGAACACACTGCAAAGCTTATGCAGAGGAGCTTCAGTAGCAACTCTTTTGATGGAAAGCCAGGATTTCTCTTCCAACCAAAGTTTGATACTCTCTTAGAGTCCCCAAATTACCAATATCAAGCTCTAAGCTCACCTGAAAACAACTTTCTCTCTACCCACATGAGGAGGGTCTGCAGCACTGGTGATTTACAG AGGTCCTTCTCAAGCCCTTTAGCAGCAGCTTCAGAGTGTTCTTCTCTCATGGAGGACACAAACTTCAAAGTGGGGCGTTACAGTgcagaagagagaaaagaaaggatTTCCAAGTACAGAGCCAAGCGTACACAGAGGAACTTCAACAAGACTATCAAG TATGCTTGCCGTAAAACACTAGCAGACAACAGGCCACGCATACGTGGAAGGTTTGCAAGAAATGATGAAACTGGTGAGATTCCCAAGGTTGCTGGTTCCACCAGAGAAGAAGACGAGGATGAGCTCTGG TTTGATGGATTACACGAAGAACAGGAGAATGCAGCAatgagaggaggaggaggaggaggaggaccaTTTGTGGACAATTTTGGCCAATGCCAGTTCCAATACTTCTATGGCTACTGA
- the LOC120016986 gene encoding uncharacterized protein LOC120016986 isoform X2, which yields MSSSDLYVVDGSSFYHHSSPEVVSCDGGDLQFFSDPFSSFGDSNVDDILQELSNIPNHQNQLDGSPCINKFGYGFLSSSPPTHQMENLSLYQTAHLQQQLTNGSNLTNGYGDFLGLHGLEDKTEECQGGGFDSSYNNSSFLPPSYSSTSVEHTAKLMQRSFSSNSFDGKPGFLFQPKFDTLLESPNYQYQALSSPENNFLSTHMRRVCSTGDLQNIKPHLTTQRSFSSPLAAASECSSLMEDTNFKVGRYSAEERKERISKYRAKRTQRNFNKTIKYACRKTLADNRPRIRGRFARNDETGEIPKVAGSTREEDEDELWENAAMRGGGGGGGPFVDNFGQCQFQYFYGY from the exons ATGTCTTCTTCTGATCTTTATGTTGTTGATGGTTCTTCTTTCTACCACCATTCAAGCCCAGAAGTGGTGTCCTGTGATGGTGGTGATCTTCAGTTCTTCTCTgaccctttttcttcttttggtgactctaatgttgatgatatcctCCAAGAACTCTCAAACATCCCAAACCACCAAAACCAACTAGATGGTTCTCCTTGTATCAACAAGTTTGGGTAtggttttctctcttcttctcctccaacCCATCAAATGGAGAATTTAAGCCTTTATCAGACAGCCCATTTGCAGCAGCAACTAACTAATGGTTCAAATTTGACAAATGGGTATGGAGATTTCTTGGGGTTACATGGTTTAGAGGATAAAACTGAGGAATGCCAAGGGGGTGGTTTTGACTCCTCTTACAATAACTCCTCCTTCTTGCCTCCCAGTTACAGTAGTACTAGTGTGGAACACACTGCAAAGCTTATGCAGAGGAGCTTCAGTAGCAACTCTTTTGATGGAAAGCCAGGATTTCTCTTCCAACCAAAGTTTGATACTCTCTTAGAGTCCCCAAATTACCAATATCAAGCTCTAAGCTCACCTGAAAACAACTTTCTCTCTACCCACATGAGGAGGGTCTGCAGCACTGGTGATTTACAG AACATTAAACCACATCTCACTACACAGAGGTCCTTCTCAAGCCCTTTAGCAGCAGCTTCAGAGTGTTCTTCTCTCATGGAGGACACAAACTTCAAAGTGGGGCGTTACAGTgcagaagagagaaaagaaaggatTTCCAAGTACAGAGCCAAGCGTACACAGAGGAACTTCAACAAGACTATCAAG TATGCTTGCCGTAAAACACTAGCAGACAACAGGCCACGCATACGTGGAAGGTTTGCAAGAAATGATGAAACTGGTGAGATTCCCAAGGTTGCTGGTTCCACCAGAGAAGAAGACGAGGATGAGCTCTGG GAGAATGCAGCAatgagaggaggaggaggaggaggaggaccaTTTGTGGACAATTTTGGCCAATGCCAGTTCCAATACTTCTATGGCTACTGA
- the LOC120016986 gene encoding uncharacterized protein LOC120016986 isoform X1 — translation MSSSDLYVVDGSSFYHHSSPEVVSCDGGDLQFFSDPFSSFGDSNVDDILQELSNIPNHQNQLDGSPCINKFGYGFLSSSPPTHQMENLSLYQTAHLQQQLTNGSNLTNGYGDFLGLHGLEDKTEECQGGGFDSSYNNSSFLPPSYSSTSVEHTAKLMQRSFSSNSFDGKPGFLFQPKFDTLLESPNYQYQALSSPENNFLSTHMRRVCSTGDLQNIKPHLTTQRSFSSPLAAASECSSLMEDTNFKVGRYSAEERKERISKYRAKRTQRNFNKTIKYACRKTLADNRPRIRGRFARNDETGEIPKVAGSTREEDEDELWFDGLHEEQENAAMRGGGGGGGPFVDNFGQCQFQYFYGY, via the exons ATGTCTTCTTCTGATCTTTATGTTGTTGATGGTTCTTCTTTCTACCACCATTCAAGCCCAGAAGTGGTGTCCTGTGATGGTGGTGATCTTCAGTTCTTCTCTgaccctttttcttcttttggtgactctaatgttgatgatatcctCCAAGAACTCTCAAACATCCCAAACCACCAAAACCAACTAGATGGTTCTCCTTGTATCAACAAGTTTGGGTAtggttttctctcttcttctcctccaacCCATCAAATGGAGAATTTAAGCCTTTATCAGACAGCCCATTTGCAGCAGCAACTAACTAATGGTTCAAATTTGACAAATGGGTATGGAGATTTCTTGGGGTTACATGGTTTAGAGGATAAAACTGAGGAATGCCAAGGGGGTGGTTTTGACTCCTCTTACAATAACTCCTCCTTCTTGCCTCCCAGTTACAGTAGTACTAGTGTGGAACACACTGCAAAGCTTATGCAGAGGAGCTTCAGTAGCAACTCTTTTGATGGAAAGCCAGGATTTCTCTTCCAACCAAAGTTTGATACTCTCTTAGAGTCCCCAAATTACCAATATCAAGCTCTAAGCTCACCTGAAAACAACTTTCTCTCTACCCACATGAGGAGGGTCTGCAGCACTGGTGATTTACAG AACATTAAACCACATCTCACTACACAGAGGTCCTTCTCAAGCCCTTTAGCAGCAGCTTCAGAGTGTTCTTCTCTCATGGAGGACACAAACTTCAAAGTGGGGCGTTACAGTgcagaagagagaaaagaaaggatTTCCAAGTACAGAGCCAAGCGTACACAGAGGAACTTCAACAAGACTATCAAG TATGCTTGCCGTAAAACACTAGCAGACAACAGGCCACGCATACGTGGAAGGTTTGCAAGAAATGATGAAACTGGTGAGATTCCCAAGGTTGCTGGTTCCACCAGAGAAGAAGACGAGGATGAGCTCTGG TTTGATGGATTACACGAAGAACAGGAGAATGCAGCAatgagaggaggaggaggaggaggaggaccaTTTGTGGACAATTTTGGCCAATGCCAGTTCCAATACTTCTATGGCTACTGA
- the LOC120016645 gene encoding beta-adaptin-like protein C → MSGHDSKYFSTTKKGEIPELKEELNSQYKDKRKDAVKKVIAAMTVGKDVSSLFTDVVNCMQTENLELKKLVYLYLINYAKSQPDLAILAVNTFVKDSQDPNPLIRALAVRTMGCIRVDKITEYLCDPLQRCLKDDDPYVRKTAAICVAKLFDINAELVEDRGFLESLKDLISDNNPMVVANAVAALAEIQENSTRPIFEITSHTLSKLLTALNECTEWGQVFILDALSRYKAADPREAENIVERVTPRLQHANCAVVLSAVKMILQQMELIASTDVVRNLCKKMAPPLVTLLSAEPEIQYVALRNINLIVQRRPTILAHEIKVFFCKYNDPIYVKMEKLEIMIKLASDRNIDQVLLEFKEYATEVDVDFVRKAVRAIGRCAIKLERAAERCISVLLELIKIKVNYVVQEAIIVIKDIFRRYPNTYESIIATLCESLDTLDEPEAKASMIWIIGEYAERIDNADELLESFLESFPEEPAQVQLQLLTATVKLFLKKPTEGPQQMIQVVLNNATVETDNPDLRDRAYIYWRLLSTDPEAAKDVVLAEKPVISDDSNQLDPSLLDELLANIATLSSVYHKPPDAFVTRVKTTASKTEDDDYPDGSEAGYSDTSAQPADGGASPPTTSSGVPYAAARQPAPAPTSTAPAASVPDLLGDLIGLDSSAIVPVDEPAAPGPTLPVVLPAATGQGLQISAQLTRRDGQIFYSMLLENNSQVALDGFMIQFNKNSFGLAAAGPLQVPPLQPGTSTRTLLPMVSFQNMSTGPTSSLLQVAVKNNQQPVWYFNDKISLHIFFAEDGRMERGNFLETWRSLPDSNEIANDFPGIVVNGVEATLDRLAASNMFFIAKRKHANQDVFYFSAKMPRGIPFLIELTTIVGTPGLKCAIKTPDPDMAPLFFEALGTLLNA, encoded by the exons ATGAGCGGTCACGACTCCAAGTACTTCTCCACAACCAAGAAGGGAGAAATCCCTGAGCTCAAGGAAGAGCTTAATTCCCAGTACAAG GATAAGAGAAAAGATGCGGTTAAAAAGGTGATTGCTGCCATGACTGTTGGGAAGGATGTTTCGTCACTATTCACAGATGTAGTAAATTGCATGCAGACTGAAAATTTGGAGCTGAAAAAGCTTGTTTATTTGTATCTCATAAATTACGCCAAAAGTCAGCCCGATCTGGCAATACTTGCAGTAAATACATTTGTAAAG GATTCACAGGATCCAAATCCTTTGATTAGGGCCTTGGCTGTACGGACGATGGGATGCATTCGTGTGGATAAAATTACAGAATATCTTTGTGATCCTCTTCAGAGGTGTCTCAAG GATGATGATCCTTATGTTCGCAAAACAGCAGCCATATGTGTTGCCAAACTCTTTGACATAAATGCTGAGTTAGTTGAGGATAGGGGTTTTCTAGAATCTCTGAAGGATTTGATTTCTGACAATAATCCAATGGTTGTAGCAAATGCTGTTGCTGCACTTGCAGAGATTCAGGAGAATAGTACAAGGCCCATCTTTGAGATCACCAGTCACACGCTCTCAAAGCTCCTCACTGCCCTAAATGAATGCACAGA GTGGGGTCAAGTTTTCATATTGGATGCACTTTCTAGATACAAGGCAGCTGATCCTCGTGAAGCTGAAAATATAGTGGAGCGAGTTACTCCTCGACTACAACACGCTAATTGCGCTGTGGTTCTTTCAGCTGTTAAG ATGATCCTCCAACAAATGGAACTTATCGCGAGTACTGATGTGGTTCGAAATTTATGCAAAAAGATGGCCCCCCCTCTTGTGACATTACTTTCTGCTGAGCCTGAGATACAATATGTTGCCCTGCGGAATATCAACCTGATTGTACAGAGACGTCCCACAATCCTTGCCCATGAAATTAAG gtGTTCTTTTGCAAGTACAATGATCCAATTTACGTGAAGATGGAAAAGTTAGAAATCATGATAAAGCTTGCGTCAGACAGAAATATTGATCAA GTTCTTTTGGAGTTCAAAGAGTACGCTACGGAAGTGGATGTAGATTTTGTCAGAAAAGCTGTTCGTGCAATTGGCCGCTGTGCCATCAAGTTAGAGAGAGCAGCTGAGCGCTGTATAAGTGTCCTGCTTGAGCTTATCAAGATTAAAGTAAACTATGTGGTCCAAGAGGCTATTATAGTTATCAAAGATATCTTTAGAAGATATCCTAACAC TTATGAATCAATCATTGCAACACTATGTGAGAGCTTAGACACTTTAGATGAACCAGAAGCTAAG gCATCAATGATCTGGATAATTGGTGAGTATGCGGAAAGAATTGATAATGCTGATGAGCTCCTTGAGAGTTTCTTAGAGAGTTTTCCTGAAGAGCCTGCACAAGTACAGTTGCAATTGCTGACTGCGACTGTCAAACTTTTCCTTAAGAAGCCAACTGAAGGTCCACAACAGATGATTCAG GTTGTTTTGAATAATGCCACTGTGGAAACAGACAATCCTGATCTTCGTGATCGTGCATATATTTATTGGCGCCTTCTATCAACAGATCCTGAG GCAGCCAAGGATGTTGTGTTAGCTGAGAAGCCTGTAATTAGTGATGACTCAAACCAGCTTGATCCGTCTCTTCTTGATGAGCTTCTCGCCAATATTGCTACATTGTCCTCGGTTTATCACAAGCCCCCAGATGCATTTGTCACCCGTGTCAAGACCACAGCCTCAAAAACGGAAGATGATGACTATCCTGATGGCAGTGAAGCCGGGTATTCTGACACATCTGCTCAACCAGCTGATGGTGGTGCATCACCACCAACTACTTCAAGTGGTGTTCCATATGCTGCAGCAAGACAGCCAGCCCCTGCACCAACTTCAACTGCTCCTGCGGCATCCGTGCCAGATTTACTTGGTGATTTGATAGGCTTGGATAGTAGTGCTATTGTTCCTGTTGACGAGCCTGCTGCTCCTGG ACCTACTCTGCCTGTCGTACTTCCAGCAGCAACTGGTCAGGGTTTACAAATTAGTGCACAGCTGACACGACGAGATGGTCAAATTTTTTACAGCATGTTGCTTGAGAACAATTCACAGGTTGCCCTTGACGGGTTTATGATTCAGTTCAACAAGAACTCTTTCGGTCTTGCAGCTGCTGGACCTCTGCAG GTTCCACCACTGCAACCTGGGACATCGACAAGAACTCTGCTCCCTATGGTATCATTTCAAAATATGTCTACTGGTCCTACAAGCTCGCTTTTGCAAGTTGCTGTCAAAAATAATCAACAGCCAGTCTGGTACTTCAATGATAAAATCTCCTTGCATATTTTCTTCGCTGAGGATGGAAGGATGGAGCGTGGAAACTTTCTCGAG ACATGGAGGTCTCTTCCTGATTCAAATGAGATAGCAAATGACTTCCCAGGCATCGTGGTGAATGGTGTGGAGGCTACGTTAGACCGGTTGGCTGCATCAAATATGTTCTTCATTGCAAAGCGCAAGCATGCAAACCAGGATGTGTTCTACTTTTCTGCTAAAATGCCCCGTGGAATACCCTTCTTGATTGAACTCACCACTATTGTTGGGACCCCAGGGCTGAAGTGTGCGATCAAAACTCCAGACCCTGATATGGCACCTCTTTTCTTTGAAGCCTTGGGGACTCTCCTCAACGCTTGA